From the Clarias gariepinus isolate MV-2021 ecotype Netherlands chromosome 3, CGAR_prim_01v2, whole genome shotgun sequence genome, one window contains:
- the abi3bpb gene encoding ABI family, member 3 (NESH) binding protein b isoform X2 has protein sequence MFWPGLLRCILLLSIAGILLLSNSSARRIRVRRQNMKVRINATGDTIVLKFLRPNPDIKLEGYILGYGSSMFSKQFIQLPENGQPYETEIDAEPKYLVAVQPIKPNDVKKQCTGKVNLDKPLNLVIGTVSPTSVLLSWGPYAKVAYEGNIMNDCLENGYYTIRYRERNRKWIYQTCPTSDTVIDNLKPNTHYEFGVRPNKDDRSGVWSKPVIHSTNMGDKTMNSPLKPSQTKPEKPVMPGPRTVFPPRPALDNRTLSRLQTHTKPAIPGAPKTSFVPPLVEQETALISGSNEPNQPQLTLETDTGSLARNASSRAGGISLQLPRLLSTQPPRQTTTVSPHTPFEGTQRLGLSQSKAPSATPKTYSSSGNSGKNFLKDPSLSVPPKPVDSGVAVTSRNRTVVPRTPLNPNTMRPPSFPRANDSFRRYGGSSPRSTFTINKKPNQVGKASINDKLIDPKPDKSSFLKPKAPPATAKPVKPKTTASSVKAAHFETWENSSAFSSIPVSKVDALGKERFIAPHVVYKTDKKPDEPCSITTSLSYFPEEEGGETTVTGPPRTAPSNLTVVTVEGCPSFIILDWDKTDNETTEYEVISTTKGPDGEKVSILTTNQTHTAVENLKPESSYEFKVKPKNERGEGPPSEPVTFNTESADPRVSEYVSGKDAIWTQFPFKTDAYSECNGKQYVKRTWYRKFVGIQLCNSLRYKIYLSDSLTGKFYNIGDQTGHGEDHCQFVDSFLDGRTGTQLPADQLEPRPGFFRAVRQEPVHFGQIGGNSHITYVGWYECGTPIPGKW, from the exons atgttctggcCAGGACTTCTGCGCTGCATCCTCCTGCTCTCCATCGCCGGGATTCTACTCCTCTCTAATTCATCTGCGAGGAGAATCAGAG TCAGAAGACAAAATATGAAGGTTAGAATTAACGCCACTGGTGACACTATTGTCCTGAAGTTTCTTCGACCCAACCCTGATATCAAGCTTGAGGGCTACATCCTGGGCTATGGCTCTAGTATGTTCTCCAAGCAGTTCATCCAGCTTCCAGAAAATGGACAACCCTACGAAACAGAGATTG ATGCTGAACCAAAATACCTAGTTGCCGTCCAGCCAATCAAACCCAATGATGTGAAAAAACAATGTACAG GTAAAGTCAACCTGGACAAACCTCTTAACCTGGTGATTGGGACAGTCTCACCCACCTCAGTGCTGCTATCCTGGGGGCCATATGCGAAGGTGGCTTATGAGGGCAACATCATGAATGACTGTCTGGAAAACGG TTACTACACAATCCGCTACAGGGAAAGGAACAGGAAGTGGATCTATCAGACTTGCCCCACCAGTGACACGGTCATCGACAACCTAAAACCCAACACTCACTATGAGTTTGGCGTCCGACCCAACAAAGACGACCGCAGCGGCGTGTGGAGCAAACCCGTCATCCACAGCACCAACATGGGGG ACAAAACCATGAACAGCCCCCTCAAGCCAAGTCAGACCAAGCCTGAG AAGCCAGTGATGCCTGGACCACGCACAGTGTTTCCACCGCGGCCAG CTCTGGACAACAGGACCCTGTCAAGACTCCAAACTCACACAAAGCCTGCCATTCCTGGAGCTCCAAAGACATCTTTTG TGCCTCCTCTGGTAGAGCAGGAAACTGCACTCATCTCTGGGTCCAATGAGCCCAATCAGCCTCAGCTAACACTGG AAACAGACACAGGCAGTCTTGCTAGAAATGCCTCTTCTCGAGCCGGAGGGATTTCTCTCCAATTGCCACGTCTCCTGTCCACTCAACCCCCTCGGCAGACAACCACTGTCAGTCCTCACACCCCCTTCGAAGGCACCCAGAGACTTGGCCTCTCCCAGAGCAAGGCACCAAGTGCCACTCCCAAGACTTATAGTTCGTCTGGTAATTCTG GTAAAAACTTTCTGAAAGACCCAAGCTTGTCTGTTCCACCCAAACCAGTTGATTCAGGCGTAGCAGTGACCAGCAGGAACCGGACGGTTGTGCCCAGAACTCCTTTAAATCCTAACACCATGCGGCCCCCTTCTTTCCCCAGGGCCAACGACTCGTTCAGAAGATATGGGG GTTCTTCTCCTCGTTCAACTTTCACCATCAATAAAAAGCCTAACCAGGTCGGAAAAGCCAGTATAAATG ACAAATTGATTGACCCGAAACCTGACAAATCATCTTTCCTGAAGCCCAAAGCACCCCCTGCGACGGCCAAACCAGTCAAACCCAAAACAACTGCTTCGTCTGTGAagg CGGCACATTTTGAAACATGGGAGAACTCATCAGCTTTCAGCTCTATTCCAGTTTCCAAAGTGGACGCCCTGGGCAAAGAGCGCTTCATTG CTCCTCACGTGGTTTATAAAACAGACAAGAAACCAGACGAGCCGTGTTCTATCACTACGTCCCTGAGCTACTTTCCAGAGGAAGAAGGAGGGGAAACCACAGTGACCGGCCCTCCCCGTACAGCCCCGTCTAACCTTACTGTGGTTACAGTGGAAGGTTGTCCATCTTTCATCATCCTTGACTGGGATAAAACTGACAACGAAACCACGG AGTATGAAGTCATCTCCACCACTAAAGGACCTGACGGAGAAAAGGTCTCCATCCTAACCACCAACCAAACCCACACAGCTGTGGAGAACCTCAAACCTGAATCCAG TTATGAGTTCAAAGTGAAGCCAAAGAATGAACGCGGCGAGGGGCCACCCAGCGAACCAGTGACCTTTAACACAGAGTCTG CGGATCCGAGAGTGAGCGAGTACGTTTCAG GCAAGGATGCTATCTGGACACAGTTCCCATTCAAGACTGATGCTTATTCAGAGTGCAACGGGAAGCAGTATGTTAAGAGAACATGGTATCGCAAGTTTGTCGGCATCCAGCTCTGCAACTCGCTCCGATATAAGATTTACCTGAGCGACTCACTTACCG GTAAATTCTACAACATTGGGGACCAGACAGGCCATGGAGAGGACCACTGTCAGTTCGTTGACTCCTTCCTGGATGGAAGGACTGGGACACAACTGCCAGCAGACCAGCTTGAACCTAGACCAG gtTTCTTCAGAGCCGTAAGGCAAGAGCCCGTTCACTTCGGCCAAATTGGAGGCAATTCACATATCACTTATGTTGGCTGGTACGAGTGTGGTACACCAATCCCAGGAAAGTGGTAG
- the abi3bpb gene encoding ABI family, member 3 (NESH) binding protein b isoform X1 produces the protein MFWPGLLRCILLLSIAGILLLSNSSARRIRVRRQNMKVRINATGDTIVLKFLRPNPDIKLEGYILGYGSSMFSKQFIQLPENGQPYETEIDAEPKYLVAVQPIKPNDVKKQCTGKVNLDKPLNLVIGTVSPTSVLLSWGPYAKVAYEGNIMNDCLENGYYTIRYRERNRKWIYQTCPTSDTVIDNLKPNTHYEFGVRPNKDDRSGVWSKPVIHSTNMGDKTMNSPLKPSQTKPEKPVMPGPRTVFPPRPALDNRTLSRLQTHTKPAIPGAPKTSFVPPLVEQETALISGSNEPNQPQLTLETDTGSLARNASSRAGGISLQLPRLLSTQPPRQTTTVSPHTPFEGTQRLGLSQSKAPSATPKTYSSSGNSGKNFLKDPSLSVPPKPVDSGVAVTSRNRTVVPRTPLNPNTMRPPSFPRANDSFRRYGVNGQHHKGMSFPKPVTWSRARMGSSPRSTFTINKKPNQVGKASINDKLIDPKPDKSSFLKPKAPPATAKPVKPKTTASSVKAAHFETWENSSAFSSIPVSKVDALGKERFIAPHVVYKTDKKPDEPCSITTSLSYFPEEEGGETTVTGPPRTAPSNLTVVTVEGCPSFIILDWDKTDNETTEYEVISTTKGPDGEKVSILTTNQTHTAVENLKPESSYEFKVKPKNERGEGPPSEPVTFNTESADPRVSEYVSGKDAIWTQFPFKTDAYSECNGKQYVKRTWYRKFVGIQLCNSLRYKIYLSDSLTGKFYNIGDQTGHGEDHCQFVDSFLDGRTGTQLPADQLEPRPGFFRAVRQEPVHFGQIGGNSHITYVGWYECGTPIPGKW, from the exons atgttctggcCAGGACTTCTGCGCTGCATCCTCCTGCTCTCCATCGCCGGGATTCTACTCCTCTCTAATTCATCTGCGAGGAGAATCAGAG TCAGAAGACAAAATATGAAGGTTAGAATTAACGCCACTGGTGACACTATTGTCCTGAAGTTTCTTCGACCCAACCCTGATATCAAGCTTGAGGGCTACATCCTGGGCTATGGCTCTAGTATGTTCTCCAAGCAGTTCATCCAGCTTCCAGAAAATGGACAACCCTACGAAACAGAGATTG ATGCTGAACCAAAATACCTAGTTGCCGTCCAGCCAATCAAACCCAATGATGTGAAAAAACAATGTACAG GTAAAGTCAACCTGGACAAACCTCTTAACCTGGTGATTGGGACAGTCTCACCCACCTCAGTGCTGCTATCCTGGGGGCCATATGCGAAGGTGGCTTATGAGGGCAACATCATGAATGACTGTCTGGAAAACGG TTACTACACAATCCGCTACAGGGAAAGGAACAGGAAGTGGATCTATCAGACTTGCCCCACCAGTGACACGGTCATCGACAACCTAAAACCCAACACTCACTATGAGTTTGGCGTCCGACCCAACAAAGACGACCGCAGCGGCGTGTGGAGCAAACCCGTCATCCACAGCACCAACATGGGGG ACAAAACCATGAACAGCCCCCTCAAGCCAAGTCAGACCAAGCCTGAG AAGCCAGTGATGCCTGGACCACGCACAGTGTTTCCACCGCGGCCAG CTCTGGACAACAGGACCCTGTCAAGACTCCAAACTCACACAAAGCCTGCCATTCCTGGAGCTCCAAAGACATCTTTTG TGCCTCCTCTGGTAGAGCAGGAAACTGCACTCATCTCTGGGTCCAATGAGCCCAATCAGCCTCAGCTAACACTGG AAACAGACACAGGCAGTCTTGCTAGAAATGCCTCTTCTCGAGCCGGAGGGATTTCTCTCCAATTGCCACGTCTCCTGTCCACTCAACCCCCTCGGCAGACAACCACTGTCAGTCCTCACACCCCCTTCGAAGGCACCCAGAGACTTGGCCTCTCCCAGAGCAAGGCACCAAGTGCCACTCCCAAGACTTATAGTTCGTCTGGTAATTCTG GTAAAAACTTTCTGAAAGACCCAAGCTTGTCTGTTCCACCCAAACCAGTTGATTCAGGCGTAGCAGTGACCAGCAGGAACCGGACGGTTGTGCCCAGAACTCCTTTAAATCCTAACACCATGCGGCCCCCTTCTTTCCCCAGGGCCAACGACTCGTTCAGAAGATATGGGG TGAACGGACAACATCATAAAGGAATGTCTTTCCCCAAACCAGTCACATGGTCCAGAGCCAGAATGG GTTCTTCTCCTCGTTCAACTTTCACCATCAATAAAAAGCCTAACCAGGTCGGAAAAGCCAGTATAAATG ACAAATTGATTGACCCGAAACCTGACAAATCATCTTTCCTGAAGCCCAAAGCACCCCCTGCGACGGCCAAACCAGTCAAACCCAAAACAACTGCTTCGTCTGTGAagg CGGCACATTTTGAAACATGGGAGAACTCATCAGCTTTCAGCTCTATTCCAGTTTCCAAAGTGGACGCCCTGGGCAAAGAGCGCTTCATTG CTCCTCACGTGGTTTATAAAACAGACAAGAAACCAGACGAGCCGTGTTCTATCACTACGTCCCTGAGCTACTTTCCAGAGGAAGAAGGAGGGGAAACCACAGTGACCGGCCCTCCCCGTACAGCCCCGTCTAACCTTACTGTGGTTACAGTGGAAGGTTGTCCATCTTTCATCATCCTTGACTGGGATAAAACTGACAACGAAACCACGG AGTATGAAGTCATCTCCACCACTAAAGGACCTGACGGAGAAAAGGTCTCCATCCTAACCACCAACCAAACCCACACAGCTGTGGAGAACCTCAAACCTGAATCCAG TTATGAGTTCAAAGTGAAGCCAAAGAATGAACGCGGCGAGGGGCCACCCAGCGAACCAGTGACCTTTAACACAGAGTCTG CGGATCCGAGAGTGAGCGAGTACGTTTCAG GCAAGGATGCTATCTGGACACAGTTCCCATTCAAGACTGATGCTTATTCAGAGTGCAACGGGAAGCAGTATGTTAAGAGAACATGGTATCGCAAGTTTGTCGGCATCCAGCTCTGCAACTCGCTCCGATATAAGATTTACCTGAGCGACTCACTTACCG GTAAATTCTACAACATTGGGGACCAGACAGGCCATGGAGAGGACCACTGTCAGTTCGTTGACTCCTTCCTGGATGGAAGGACTGGGACACAACTGCCAGCAGACCAGCTTGAACCTAGACCAG gtTTCTTCAGAGCCGTAAGGCAAGAGCCCGTTCACTTCGGCCAAATTGGAGGCAATTCACATATCACTTATGTTGGCTGGTACGAGTGTGGTACACCAATCCCAGGAAAGTGGTAG
- the abi3bpb gene encoding ABI family, member 3 (NESH) binding protein b isoform X3, translated as MFWPGLLRCILLLSIAGILLLSNSSARRIRVRRQNMKVRINATGDTIVLKFLRPNPDIKLEGYILGYGSSMFSKQFIQLPENGQPYETEIDAEPKYLVAVQPIKPNDVKKQCTGKVNLDKPLNLVIGTVSPTSVLLSWGPYAKVAYEGNIMNDCLENGYYTIRYRERNRKWIYQTCPTSDTVIDNLKPNTHYEFGVRPNKDDRSGVWSKPVIHSTNMGDKTMNSPLKPSQTKPEKPVMPGPRTVFPPRPALDNRTLSRLQTHTKPAIPGAPKTSFETDTGSLARNASSRAGGISLQLPRLLSTQPPRQTTTVSPHTPFEGTQRLGLSQSKAPSATPKTYSSSGNSGKNFLKDPSLSVPPKPVDSGVAVTSRNRTVVPRTPLNPNTMRPPSFPRANDSFRRYGVNGQHHKGMSFPKPVTWSRARMGSSPRSTFTINKKPNQVGKASINDKLIDPKPDKSSFLKPKAPPATAKPVKPKTTASSVKAAHFETWENSSAFSSIPVSKVDALGKERFIAPHVVYKTDKKPDEPCSITTSLSYFPEEEGGETTVTGPPRTAPSNLTVVTVEGCPSFIILDWDKTDNETTEYEVISTTKGPDGEKVSILTTNQTHTAVENLKPESSYEFKVKPKNERGEGPPSEPVTFNTESADPRVSEYVSGKDAIWTQFPFKTDAYSECNGKQYVKRTWYRKFVGIQLCNSLRYKIYLSDSLTGKFYNIGDQTGHGEDHCQFVDSFLDGRTGTQLPADQLEPRPGFFRAVRQEPVHFGQIGGNSHITYVGWYECGTPIPGKW; from the exons atgttctggcCAGGACTTCTGCGCTGCATCCTCCTGCTCTCCATCGCCGGGATTCTACTCCTCTCTAATTCATCTGCGAGGAGAATCAGAG TCAGAAGACAAAATATGAAGGTTAGAATTAACGCCACTGGTGACACTATTGTCCTGAAGTTTCTTCGACCCAACCCTGATATCAAGCTTGAGGGCTACATCCTGGGCTATGGCTCTAGTATGTTCTCCAAGCAGTTCATCCAGCTTCCAGAAAATGGACAACCCTACGAAACAGAGATTG ATGCTGAACCAAAATACCTAGTTGCCGTCCAGCCAATCAAACCCAATGATGTGAAAAAACAATGTACAG GTAAAGTCAACCTGGACAAACCTCTTAACCTGGTGATTGGGACAGTCTCACCCACCTCAGTGCTGCTATCCTGGGGGCCATATGCGAAGGTGGCTTATGAGGGCAACATCATGAATGACTGTCTGGAAAACGG TTACTACACAATCCGCTACAGGGAAAGGAACAGGAAGTGGATCTATCAGACTTGCCCCACCAGTGACACGGTCATCGACAACCTAAAACCCAACACTCACTATGAGTTTGGCGTCCGACCCAACAAAGACGACCGCAGCGGCGTGTGGAGCAAACCCGTCATCCACAGCACCAACATGGGGG ACAAAACCATGAACAGCCCCCTCAAGCCAAGTCAGACCAAGCCTGAG AAGCCAGTGATGCCTGGACCACGCACAGTGTTTCCACCGCGGCCAG CTCTGGACAACAGGACCCTGTCAAGACTCCAAACTCACACAAAGCCTGCCATTCCTGGAGCTCCAAAGACATCTTTTG AAACAGACACAGGCAGTCTTGCTAGAAATGCCTCTTCTCGAGCCGGAGGGATTTCTCTCCAATTGCCACGTCTCCTGTCCACTCAACCCCCTCGGCAGACAACCACTGTCAGTCCTCACACCCCCTTCGAAGGCACCCAGAGACTTGGCCTCTCCCAGAGCAAGGCACCAAGTGCCACTCCCAAGACTTATAGTTCGTCTGGTAATTCTG GTAAAAACTTTCTGAAAGACCCAAGCTTGTCTGTTCCACCCAAACCAGTTGATTCAGGCGTAGCAGTGACCAGCAGGAACCGGACGGTTGTGCCCAGAACTCCTTTAAATCCTAACACCATGCGGCCCCCTTCTTTCCCCAGGGCCAACGACTCGTTCAGAAGATATGGGG TGAACGGACAACATCATAAAGGAATGTCTTTCCCCAAACCAGTCACATGGTCCAGAGCCAGAATGG GTTCTTCTCCTCGTTCAACTTTCACCATCAATAAAAAGCCTAACCAGGTCGGAAAAGCCAGTATAAATG ACAAATTGATTGACCCGAAACCTGACAAATCATCTTTCCTGAAGCCCAAAGCACCCCCTGCGACGGCCAAACCAGTCAAACCCAAAACAACTGCTTCGTCTGTGAagg CGGCACATTTTGAAACATGGGAGAACTCATCAGCTTTCAGCTCTATTCCAGTTTCCAAAGTGGACGCCCTGGGCAAAGAGCGCTTCATTG CTCCTCACGTGGTTTATAAAACAGACAAGAAACCAGACGAGCCGTGTTCTATCACTACGTCCCTGAGCTACTTTCCAGAGGAAGAAGGAGGGGAAACCACAGTGACCGGCCCTCCCCGTACAGCCCCGTCTAACCTTACTGTGGTTACAGTGGAAGGTTGTCCATCTTTCATCATCCTTGACTGGGATAAAACTGACAACGAAACCACGG AGTATGAAGTCATCTCCACCACTAAAGGACCTGACGGAGAAAAGGTCTCCATCCTAACCACCAACCAAACCCACACAGCTGTGGAGAACCTCAAACCTGAATCCAG TTATGAGTTCAAAGTGAAGCCAAAGAATGAACGCGGCGAGGGGCCACCCAGCGAACCAGTGACCTTTAACACAGAGTCTG CGGATCCGAGAGTGAGCGAGTACGTTTCAG GCAAGGATGCTATCTGGACACAGTTCCCATTCAAGACTGATGCTTATTCAGAGTGCAACGGGAAGCAGTATGTTAAGAGAACATGGTATCGCAAGTTTGTCGGCATCCAGCTCTGCAACTCGCTCCGATATAAGATTTACCTGAGCGACTCACTTACCG GTAAATTCTACAACATTGGGGACCAGACAGGCCATGGAGAGGACCACTGTCAGTTCGTTGACTCCTTCCTGGATGGAAGGACTGGGACACAACTGCCAGCAGACCAGCTTGAACCTAGACCAG gtTTCTTCAGAGCCGTAAGGCAAGAGCCCGTTCACTTCGGCCAAATTGGAGGCAATTCACATATCACTTATGTTGGCTGGTACGAGTGTGGTACACCAATCCCAGGAAAGTGGTAG
- the abi3bpb gene encoding ABI family, member 3 (NESH) binding protein b isoform X4, translating to MFWPGLLRCILLLSIAGILLLSNSSARRIRVRRQNMKVRINATGDTIVLKFLRPNPDIKLEGYILGYGSSMFSKQFIQLPENGQPYETEIDAEPKYLVAVQPIKPNDVKKQCTGKVNLDKPLNLVIGTVSPTSVLLSWGPYAKVAYEGNIMNDCLENGYYTIRYRERNRKWIYQTCPTSDTVIDNLKPNTHYEFGVRPNKDDRSGVWSKPVIHSTNMGDKTMNSPLKPSQTKPEKPVMPGPRTVFPPRPALDNRTLSRLQTHTKPAIPGAPKTSFVPPLVEQETALISGSNEPNQPQLTLETDTGSLARNASSRAGGISLQLPRLLSTQPPRQTTTVSPHTPFEGTQRLGLSQSKAPSATPKTYSSSGNSGSSPRSTFTINKKPNQVGKASINDKLIDPKPDKSSFLKPKAPPATAKPVKPKTTASSVKAAHFETWENSSAFSSIPVSKVDALGKERFIAPHVVYKTDKKPDEPCSITTSLSYFPEEEGGETTVTGPPRTAPSNLTVVTVEGCPSFIILDWDKTDNETTEYEVISTTKGPDGEKVSILTTNQTHTAVENLKPESSYEFKVKPKNERGEGPPSEPVTFNTESADPRVSEYVSGKDAIWTQFPFKTDAYSECNGKQYVKRTWYRKFVGIQLCNSLRYKIYLSDSLTGKFYNIGDQTGHGEDHCQFVDSFLDGRTGTQLPADQLEPRPGFFRAVRQEPVHFGQIGGNSHITYVGWYECGTPIPGKW from the exons atgttctggcCAGGACTTCTGCGCTGCATCCTCCTGCTCTCCATCGCCGGGATTCTACTCCTCTCTAATTCATCTGCGAGGAGAATCAGAG TCAGAAGACAAAATATGAAGGTTAGAATTAACGCCACTGGTGACACTATTGTCCTGAAGTTTCTTCGACCCAACCCTGATATCAAGCTTGAGGGCTACATCCTGGGCTATGGCTCTAGTATGTTCTCCAAGCAGTTCATCCAGCTTCCAGAAAATGGACAACCCTACGAAACAGAGATTG ATGCTGAACCAAAATACCTAGTTGCCGTCCAGCCAATCAAACCCAATGATGTGAAAAAACAATGTACAG GTAAAGTCAACCTGGACAAACCTCTTAACCTGGTGATTGGGACAGTCTCACCCACCTCAGTGCTGCTATCCTGGGGGCCATATGCGAAGGTGGCTTATGAGGGCAACATCATGAATGACTGTCTGGAAAACGG TTACTACACAATCCGCTACAGGGAAAGGAACAGGAAGTGGATCTATCAGACTTGCCCCACCAGTGACACGGTCATCGACAACCTAAAACCCAACACTCACTATGAGTTTGGCGTCCGACCCAACAAAGACGACCGCAGCGGCGTGTGGAGCAAACCCGTCATCCACAGCACCAACATGGGGG ACAAAACCATGAACAGCCCCCTCAAGCCAAGTCAGACCAAGCCTGAG AAGCCAGTGATGCCTGGACCACGCACAGTGTTTCCACCGCGGCCAG CTCTGGACAACAGGACCCTGTCAAGACTCCAAACTCACACAAAGCCTGCCATTCCTGGAGCTCCAAAGACATCTTTTG TGCCTCCTCTGGTAGAGCAGGAAACTGCACTCATCTCTGGGTCCAATGAGCCCAATCAGCCTCAGCTAACACTGG AAACAGACACAGGCAGTCTTGCTAGAAATGCCTCTTCTCGAGCCGGAGGGATTTCTCTCCAATTGCCACGTCTCCTGTCCACTCAACCCCCTCGGCAGACAACCACTGTCAGTCCTCACACCCCCTTCGAAGGCACCCAGAGACTTGGCCTCTCCCAGAGCAAGGCACCAAGTGCCACTCCCAAGACTTATAGTTCGTCTGGTAATTCTG GTTCTTCTCCTCGTTCAACTTTCACCATCAATAAAAAGCCTAACCAGGTCGGAAAAGCCAGTATAAATG ACAAATTGATTGACCCGAAACCTGACAAATCATCTTTCCTGAAGCCCAAAGCACCCCCTGCGACGGCCAAACCAGTCAAACCCAAAACAACTGCTTCGTCTGTGAagg CGGCACATTTTGAAACATGGGAGAACTCATCAGCTTTCAGCTCTATTCCAGTTTCCAAAGTGGACGCCCTGGGCAAAGAGCGCTTCATTG CTCCTCACGTGGTTTATAAAACAGACAAGAAACCAGACGAGCCGTGTTCTATCACTACGTCCCTGAGCTACTTTCCAGAGGAAGAAGGAGGGGAAACCACAGTGACCGGCCCTCCCCGTACAGCCCCGTCTAACCTTACTGTGGTTACAGTGGAAGGTTGTCCATCTTTCATCATCCTTGACTGGGATAAAACTGACAACGAAACCACGG AGTATGAAGTCATCTCCACCACTAAAGGACCTGACGGAGAAAAGGTCTCCATCCTAACCACCAACCAAACCCACACAGCTGTGGAGAACCTCAAACCTGAATCCAG TTATGAGTTCAAAGTGAAGCCAAAGAATGAACGCGGCGAGGGGCCACCCAGCGAACCAGTGACCTTTAACACAGAGTCTG CGGATCCGAGAGTGAGCGAGTACGTTTCAG GCAAGGATGCTATCTGGACACAGTTCCCATTCAAGACTGATGCTTATTCAGAGTGCAACGGGAAGCAGTATGTTAAGAGAACATGGTATCGCAAGTTTGTCGGCATCCAGCTCTGCAACTCGCTCCGATATAAGATTTACCTGAGCGACTCACTTACCG GTAAATTCTACAACATTGGGGACCAGACAGGCCATGGAGAGGACCACTGTCAGTTCGTTGACTCCTTCCTGGATGGAAGGACTGGGACACAACTGCCAGCAGACCAGCTTGAACCTAGACCAG gtTTCTTCAGAGCCGTAAGGCAAGAGCCCGTTCACTTCGGCCAAATTGGAGGCAATTCACATATCACTTATGTTGGCTGGTACGAGTGTGGTACACCAATCCCAGGAAAGTGGTAG